One genomic segment of uncultured Desulfobacter sp. includes these proteins:
- a CDS encoding AAA family ATPase, with the protein MNQRTDTLPDSGHINEVLKGVVDRVTFHNPDNGWSILKVLPFDRPGSRETVVVHQTKVFAGATMEFEGAWTVHAKFGRQFKAVHAREKKPATASALEKYLGSGLIKGVGPKTAKKIVGYFKDQTLDVFESDIERLVEVPGIAHKKLEMISTAWAEHRAIRDVMMFLQSHGISTLFSVRIFKEYSHNAIAWITQDPYRLAADFFGIGFFTADKVALSIGLETDSPPRIIAGIRHVLSAAREFGHCYLTFPQIKNQVKDLLNLDLSQQLETLLADMEAQRLLMRRDLPDDKGQPVACYYARSLYFDEAYVARRLLDPGPDRTFDQARIDRWMALFCQRFQMQLSVEQADAVKGVVQQQFSVLTGGPGCGKTTATRVMVRLLEAMGQKVMLAAPTGRAAQRMSEVIGKPAKTIHRLLGWKAGGFKRNESSPLKTDFLVVDECSMLDINLTASLLKAVPRHCQVVFIGDYDQLPSVGAGNVLKDIIASQAVPCFRLTQVFRQARSSLIIKFAHQINQGRMPWIKSPFKYPSVWQDGTDCLFIDSDEATKEQIAFVSRVKRLSIPVDSGASNSNAVQKTSTPRDARDDDHGDLYEFRVDESCSPWETEIEIPKKFAHVDLARLAGTGNRIEELMTVLEKVHPWSSLHYGLSALDAVKKLYLEWIPKYLGKDTEIQILSPMTRGSLGTLFLNREIQDSYNPMGPNKSQLTVGQRVFRTGDRVIHRKNNYDLGVFNGDIGIIDRINTIDITCAVRFLPDNRVVHYQQTDIMELDLAYAITIHKSQGSEFEVVIIPVLTQHFKMLFRNLIYTGITRARKLAVFVGTRRALGMAVGNQDISRRQTALQALLTKEVNV; encoded by the coding sequence GACCGGGTCACATTCCATAATCCGGACAATGGCTGGTCTATTCTCAAGGTACTGCCCTTTGATCGTCCGGGTAGCAGGGAAACCGTTGTGGTCCATCAGACCAAGGTGTTTGCCGGTGCCACCATGGAATTTGAGGGGGCATGGACGGTACACGCGAAATTCGGGCGGCAGTTCAAGGCCGTGCATGCCAGGGAAAAAAAGCCGGCTACGGCATCGGCCCTGGAAAAATATCTCGGCTCCGGGCTGATCAAAGGGGTAGGGCCCAAAACCGCAAAAAAAATCGTGGGATATTTCAAAGACCAGACCCTGGATGTGTTTGAATCCGATATTGAGCGCCTTGTGGAGGTGCCTGGGATTGCCCACAAAAAACTTGAAATGATTTCAACGGCCTGGGCCGAGCACCGGGCTATCCGGGATGTGATGATGTTTTTGCAGTCCCACGGAATTTCTACCTTGTTTTCCGTTCGCATATTTAAAGAATACAGCCATAATGCCATTGCCTGGATTACCCAGGATCCGTATCGTCTTGCCGCTGATTTTTTCGGCATTGGTTTTTTTACTGCGGATAAGGTGGCTTTAAGCATTGGCCTTGAAACGGACAGTCCCCCAAGAATCATTGCCGGTATCCGCCACGTACTGTCCGCAGCCCGGGAGTTCGGGCATTGTTATCTTACGTTTCCCCAGATCAAAAATCAGGTAAAAGATCTGCTCAACCTTGATCTGTCACAGCAGCTTGAAACCCTTCTGGCAGACATGGAAGCCCAACGGCTTTTGATGCGCAGGGATCTGCCTGACGATAAGGGGCAGCCTGTGGCCTGTTACTATGCCCGGTCTCTCTACTTTGACGAGGCTTATGTGGCAAGGCGTCTTTTAGATCCAGGGCCTGACCGGACCTTTGACCAGGCCCGGATTGACCGGTGGATGGCGTTGTTCTGCCAACGATTTCAAATGCAGCTTTCCGTTGAGCAGGCCGACGCGGTCAAGGGGGTGGTGCAGCAGCAATTTTCCGTTCTCACAGGCGGACCTGGATGCGGTAAAACTACAGCCACACGGGTAATGGTCCGTTTGCTTGAGGCCATGGGGCAAAAGGTGATGCTGGCCGCGCCCACGGGCCGGGCTGCCCAGCGTATGAGCGAGGTGATCGGTAAACCGGCCAAAACCATTCATCGGCTTTTGGGTTGGAAAGCCGGGGGATTTAAAAGAAATGAAAGTTCCCCTCTAAAGACGGATTTCCTGGTGGTGGACGAATGTTCCATGCTGGATATCAATCTGACCGCCTCCTTGCTCAAAGCAGTACCAAGGCACTGCCAGGTGGTATTTATCGGCGATTATGACCAGTTGCCTTCAGTGGGAGCGGGCAATGTACTCAAAGATATCATCGCGTCACAGGCAGTGCCCTGTTTCCGGCTTACCCAGGTGTTTCGCCAGGCCCGGTCCTCTTTGATCATAAAATTTGCCCACCAGATAAATCAGGGTAGGATGCCATGGATAAAAAGTCCGTTTAAATATCCTTCCGTCTGGCAGGACGGAACCGACTGTCTGTTTATCGATTCCGATGAGGCCACCAAAGAGCAGATCGCCTTTGTCAGCCGGGTTAAACGTTTGTCTATACCGGTTGATTCGGGAGCTTCAAACAGCAATGCCGTTCAAAAGACGTCTACCCCCCGTGATGCCCGGGATGATGATCATGGTGATTTGTATGAATTCAGGGTTGACGAGTCGTGTTCACCCTGGGAGACTGAGATTGAGATTCCTAAAAAATTTGCCCATGTGGATTTGGCCCGTCTGGCAGGCACTGGAAATCGCATTGAAGAACTAATGACGGTGCTGGAAAAAGTTCACCCCTGGTCCTCTTTGCATTATGGCCTGTCTGCTTTGGATGCGGTAAAAAAATTATATCTGGAGTGGATACCCAAATACCTGGGAAAAGACACGGAAATCCAAATTCTTTCCCCCATGACCCGGGGCAGTCTTGGCACGCTTTTTTTGAACCGTGAAATTCAGGATAGCTATAATCCCATGGGGCCAAACAAGTCTCAGCTCACCGTGGGGCAGCGGGTCTTCAGAACCGGAGACCGGGTGATTCACAGAAAAAATAACTATGATCTGGGGGTATTTAACGGGGACATCGGCATCATTGACCGGATCAACACCATAGATATTACCTGCGCGGTTCGTTTTTTACCGGATAACCGGGTGGTGCACTACCAGCAGACAGACATCATGGAACTTGACCTGGCTTATGCCATCACCATTCATAAATCCCAGGGAAGCGAATTTGAGGTGGTGATCATTCCGGTATTGACCCAGCATTTTAAAATGCTTTTCCGGAACCTGATTTACACAGGAATCACCCGTGCCAGAAAACTGGCCGTGTTTGTCGGGACCCGAAGAGCTTTAGGTATGGCCGTGGGGAACCAGGACATCAGCCGCCGCCAGACCGCACTGCAGGCTTTGCTTACAAAAGAGGTAAACGTATAG
- the sucD gene encoding succinate--CoA ligase subunit alpha → MSILVNKDTVLMTQGITGKAGLFHSIKCRDYGTQLVGGVTPGKGGQVVEGFKIFDTVQECKEKTGANATMIFVPPPFAAASIIEAIDAEIPLIVAITEGIPVHDMIKVKRCMDLSDSILIGPNCPGIVTPNQAKIGIAPGNIFKPGKIGVVSRSGTLAYEAVNQTTLNGLGQSTAIGIGGDPIHGITFVDVLELFRDDPDTEGIILIGEIGGLDEVEAAEFIADEIKVPVVGFIAGVSAPPGKRMGHAGAIIEGKGTSAEAKIKVLTEAGVTIAPNATLIGELMLDRMNARQK, encoded by the coding sequence ATGTCTATATTAGTGAATAAAGATACCGTATTGATGACCCAAGGCATCACAGGGAAAGCAGGTCTGTTCCATTCCATCAAATGTCGTGATTATGGAACTCAACTGGTTGGAGGGGTGACTCCCGGCAAAGGCGGGCAAGTAGTGGAAGGTTTTAAGATTTTTGACACCGTGCAGGAATGCAAGGAAAAGACCGGTGCGAATGCCACCATGATTTTTGTACCGCCGCCTTTTGCAGCCGCCTCCATTATTGAAGCCATTGATGCCGAAATTCCTTTGATTGTGGCGATCACCGAAGGAATCCCTGTGCACGATATGATCAAAGTGAAGCGCTGTATGGATTTGAGTGACAGCATTTTAATCGGACCCAACTGTCCGGGCATTGTAACGCCAAATCAAGCCAAAATCGGAATTGCGCCGGGCAATATTTTTAAGCCGGGTAAAATAGGGGTGGTGTCCCGTAGCGGAACGTTGGCCTACGAAGCGGTCAATCAAACCACCTTGAACGGGCTAGGCCAAAGTACAGCTATTGGCATTGGGGGTGACCCGATACATGGCATAACTTTTGTGGATGTGTTAGAGCTATTCCGTGATGATCCCGACACTGAAGGGATAATACTTATCGGTGAAATCGGTGGTCTCGATGAAGTGGAGGCGGCTGAATTTATCGCTGATGAAATCAAGGTTCCGGTAGTTGGGTTTATAGCGGGGGTTTCGGCGCCTCCCGGCAAAAGAATGGGACATGCCGGCGCCATTATTGAAGGGAAAGGCACCAGTGCAGAGGCCAAAATTAAAGTGCTCACGGAAGCTGGGGTAACTATTGCTCCAAATGCGACACTCATTGGTGAACTGATGCTGGATCGTATGAATGCGCGGCAGAAGTAA
- the sucC gene encoding ADP-forming succinate--CoA ligase subunit beta, protein MKLHEYQAKEILRLSGIETPFGMVAETADEVETLLEQMNISRGLVKAQVYAGGRGKAGGVKFFESVAQALEFTDSMLQTALVTKQTGPGGELISKVLIEQPVEIAQEFYLAFLIDRANSCPIMFVSSEGGMEFEEVAKKHPDKILTLALCDDSDFEALARQINRIFQLDKKSFKNLVDLVEKLYHIFVNNDCTLLEINPLALCKEGGRLVPLDCKINIDSNARFRQKKWWAFFNNELNETEQTAAKYGLKYIKLDGNVGCMVNGAGLAMATMDTILANGHSPANFLDVGGSASEEAVTQALKIITSDPNVKSILINIFGGIMKCDIIAQGIVNAVKSTGIEVPLVVRLEGTNKEEGLQIIKKSGLAITSADSLAEGARLATAAAED, encoded by the coding sequence ATGAAATTGCATGAATATCAAGCGAAAGAAATACTGCGGCTTTCGGGAATCGAGACGCCTTTTGGTATGGTGGCTGAAACAGCAGATGAAGTGGAAACCTTGCTGGAACAAATGAATATTAGCCGCGGTTTGGTGAAGGCGCAAGTGTACGCCGGCGGTCGTGGAAAAGCGGGAGGGGTAAAATTTTTTGAAAGCGTTGCCCAAGCACTTGAATTTACAGATAGCATGCTGCAGACCGCCTTGGTGACGAAACAAACGGGGCCTGGTGGTGAATTGATTTCCAAGGTTTTGATTGAACAACCGGTAGAAATTGCGCAGGAGTTTTATTTAGCCTTTCTCATTGATCGTGCCAACTCATGCCCGATCATGTTTGTCTCTTCAGAAGGGGGAATGGAATTCGAAGAGGTGGCGAAAAAACACCCCGACAAAATATTAACACTTGCTCTGTGTGATGATTCTGATTTTGAAGCCTTGGCGCGGCAGATCAATCGAATCTTCCAGTTGGATAAAAAATCTTTTAAAAACTTGGTAGATCTGGTTGAAAAACTGTACCATATCTTTGTTAACAACGATTGCACGCTCTTGGAAATCAACCCTCTGGCCTTGTGTAAAGAAGGTGGACGGCTAGTGCCTTTGGACTGCAAAATCAATATTGATAGCAACGCTCGGTTCAGGCAAAAAAAATGGTGGGCCTTTTTCAATAATGAATTAAATGAAACCGAGCAGACCGCTGCGAAATACGGGCTGAAATATATCAAACTGGATGGTAACGTGGGTTGTATGGTGAATGGCGCCGGCTTGGCTATGGCCACCATGGATACTATCTTGGCCAATGGCCATTCACCTGCTAATTTTTTGGATGTAGGGGGTAGTGCTTCTGAAGAAGCGGTAACACAAGCCCTTAAAATAATCACTTCAGACCCTAATGTTAAAAGTATTCTCATCAATATTTTTGGCGGTATTATGAAATGCGATATCATTGCCCAGGGAATCGTAAATGCTGTGAAGAGTACAGGGATTGAAGTACCTTTGGTGGTTCGCCTGGAGGGGACGAATAAAGAAGAAGGATTGCAAATCATAAAGAAATCCGGTTTGGCGATAACCAGTGCCGATAGTCTAGCTGAAGGTGCCCGCTTGGCGACGGCGGCAGCGGAGGATTGA
- a CDS encoding DUF6122 family protein has product MLYVLQQITHYSLHLAFPGLIAWIFFKKDWKKAWLIMLSTMLVDLDHLVADPIFDPTRCGIGFHPLHSYYAISVYFLLFFFSRAKTIKILSVGLLFHMFTDYQDCFWMRFTI; this is encoded by the coding sequence ATGCTGTATGTTTTACAACAGATAACTCATTACAGTTTACATTTGGCTTTTCCAGGACTGATTGCCTGGATATTTTTTAAAAAAGATTGGAAAAAGGCATGGTTAATAATGCTTTCAACGATGCTTGTAGATTTAGACCATTTAGTAGCTGACCCTATATTCGATCCGACAAGATGCGGCATAGGGTTTCATCCTTTACATTCTTACTATGCAATTTCTGTTTATTTTCTGCTCTTTTTCTTTTCCAGGGCAAAAACGATCAAAATATTGTCGGTTGGGTTGCTTTTCCACATGTTTACGGATTATCAAGATTGTTTTTGGATGAGGTTTACAATTTAA
- a CDS encoding transposase → MFILRDLTEPLQAEFSNTAQGQKRKVWFAYTLLAVVVPFTSSITSNLLRALQTLFGLKLHSQRFYAFMASPTLPWKKLWQAMWGMIPSPGTDGRIMVALDDSINPKSGRKIFGCAHFHDHAAKSNQSSYPWSQCILAVGLLKKIKSRWACLPLDFRFYMMKKNIEAKSATAKRKGKVLSFESKMTQAATMIKDIRNYFQQPVLVIADSWFGNDGLWSRLGRGEGGFFHLLSRMRTNITLYDLAPVSTGKRKVGRPRKYGSRLGSVADCAACWKKKCRAYMVFLYGKTREVQAYSQIVMLKTMKCPVRVVFVYRKTRYVALMTTDLTLSVEQIIEYYGARWKIESGFKEIKQEIGSSKSQVRNSESVLNHLNFCMMATTLTWIYADRLENAPDRRHKIRGRAGFAFSDVRKTIAEAALSSDFYRVCPVPGQNPQKSFVKTLLRMVA, encoded by the coding sequence ATGTTTATATTACGTGATTTGACAGAGCCTTTGCAAGCTGAATTTTCTAATACAGCTCAGGGACAGAAAAGAAAAGTCTGGTTTGCATACACGTTGCTCGCTGTAGTGGTACCGTTTACATCATCAATCACCTCTAACCTGTTACGTGCCCTTCAAACTTTGTTTGGTCTAAAACTGCATAGCCAGAGGTTTTATGCATTTATGGCGAGTCCAACACTGCCATGGAAAAAATTATGGCAAGCTATGTGGGGAATGATTCCGTCACCAGGTACAGACGGACGAATAATGGTAGCACTGGATGATTCCATAAACCCAAAAAGTGGTAGGAAAATTTTTGGTTGCGCACATTTTCACGATCATGCAGCAAAGTCAAACCAGAGTTCATATCCATGGTCACAGTGTATTCTGGCAGTAGGATTATTGAAAAAAATAAAATCTCGATGGGCCTGCCTGCCCCTTGATTTTCGTTTTTATATGATGAAAAAGAATATTGAGGCAAAATCTGCTACTGCCAAACGAAAAGGGAAGGTTCTTTCCTTTGAAAGCAAGATGACACAGGCTGCCACGATGATAAAGGATATTCGAAATTATTTTCAGCAACCAGTGTTAGTTATTGCAGATAGTTGGTTTGGCAATGACGGCCTCTGGTCCAGGCTGGGTCGTGGTGAAGGCGGCTTTTTCCATCTACTCTCTCGTATGCGAACAAATATTACGCTATATGATCTTGCCCCTGTTTCTACAGGAAAACGCAAGGTTGGTCGCCCACGAAAATATGGCAGCCGTCTGGGTTCTGTGGCTGATTGTGCAGCATGCTGGAAAAAAAAGTGCCGGGCTTATATGGTTTTCTTGTACGGCAAAACAAGGGAAGTACAGGCGTATTCACAAATCGTTATGTTGAAAACGATGAAATGTCCGGTACGAGTTGTTTTTGTTTATCGGAAAACACGATACGTTGCTCTCATGACCACAGATTTAACGCTTTCTGTTGAGCAAATTATAGAATATTATGGCGCACGCTGGAAAATAGAATCCGGATTTAAGGAGATCAAGCAGGAAATTGGTAGCTCAAAATCACAAGTTCGGAATTCGGAATCCGTACTGAATCATCTTAACTTCTGCATGATGGCCACAACGCTGACATGGATCTATGCCGACAGGTTGGAAAATGCACCAGACAGAAGACATAAAATTCGGGGACGAGCCGGATTTGCATTTTCTGATGTGCGCAAGACTATAGCGGAGGCAGCATTGAGTTCTGATTTTTATAGGGTTTGCCCTGTGCCGGGGCAAAACCCACAAAAATCTTTCGTTAAAACCTTGCTACGCATGGTTGCATAG
- a CDS encoding Sbal_3080 family lipoprotein → MKSILLFSFSILFLLSGCTAVTVNPVDRTLDINHVCIKDCSEECFDKRMLYLIQDGFQRHGITTEVYNGELPPECKYNVTYSCERARDKANYLRYAEIRIYRGNSQIGSVEYQLKGKGGFALNKWADTKLEIDPLIDELLSGFHTGD, encoded by the coding sequence ATGAAATCTATTTTATTATTTTCTTTTTCTATTTTATTTCTGCTCTCTGGCTGCACCGCTGTAACAGTGAACCCTGTAGACAGGACTTTGGATATAAACCATGTCTGTATTAAAGATTGCTCAGAGGAGTGTTTTGATAAACGCATGTTGTATCTTATCCAGGATGGCTTTCAGCGTCATGGTATTACCACAGAAGTATACAATGGCGAATTGCCACCTGAATGTAAATACAACGTGACCTATTCTTGCGAAAGAGCCAGGGACAAGGCAAACTACTTACGTTATGCTGAAATTCGAATTTACCGCGGCAACTCCCAAATTGGGAGTGTAGAGTATCAGTTAAAGGGAAAAGGAGGCTTTGCATTAAATAAATGGGCAGATACAAAGTTGGAAATTGACCCTCTTATTGACGAGCTGCTTAGTGGTTTTCATACAGGTGATTAA
- a CDS encoding MBL fold metallo-hydrolase codes for MPIKFTILCENSVGVPFGAVGEHGFACFIESDSGNYLFDTGQGLGILQNAAVLNKDLASIKAIMISHGHYDHTGGLPQVLQRCGRVPVYAHKDIFVQRFWGKQRRFIGIPFRRSYLESLGADFKLSREMVELAPGIFLTGEIPRHTSFELGDTEMVAVYDDGSEKQPDPLNDDFSLVVKTTRGLVVVLGCAHAGMVNIMDYVKDNFPGEKIFSVFGGTHMGFSDTKQFNETMKVIDRYEIQKLGVSHCTGLEKSAQIYARMPERFFFACVGATLEA; via the coding sequence ATGCCAATAAAATTTACCATCTTATGTGAAAATTCAGTCGGAGTACCCTTTGGTGCTGTCGGCGAACACGGTTTTGCCTGCTTTATTGAATCTGATTCCGGCAATTATCTGTTCGATACCGGTCAAGGCCTGGGCATACTACAGAATGCGGCGGTGCTGAACAAAGATCTGGCCTCAATTAAGGCAATTATGATAAGCCACGGCCACTATGACCATACCGGAGGTCTGCCGCAGGTACTACAACGTTGCGGCCGGGTGCCAGTATATGCTCATAAGGACATTTTTGTACAGCGTTTCTGGGGTAAGCAGCGACGTTTTATAGGGATTCCGTTCAGGCGCTCTTATCTCGAATCCCTGGGAGCTGACTTCAAACTTTCAAGGGAGATGGTCGAACTCGCTCCAGGAATTTTTCTTACCGGAGAAATCCCGCGCCATACGTCCTTCGAGCTCGGTGACACCGAGATGGTTGCAGTCTACGATGACGGCAGTGAAAAACAGCCCGACCCGCTGAACGATGACTTTTCCCTGGTCGTTAAGACAACCAGGGGACTGGTGGTGGTACTTGGATGCGCTCATGCCGGAATGGTGAATATCATGGATTATGTAAAGGATAACTTTCCCGGTGAAAAGATTTTTTCAGTGTTTGGCGGCACCCATATGGGTTTTTCTGATACAAAACAGTTCAACGAGACCATGAAGGTTATCGATCGTTATGAAATCCAAAAATTAGGCGTCTCGCACTGCACCGGCCTGGAGAAATCGGCCCAGATTTATGCCCGGATGCCAGAACGGTTTTTCTTTGCCTGCGTCGGTGCGACACTGGAGGCATAG
- a CDS encoding peptide chain release factor 3, giving the protein MTNPTNKTLDKTLLPEIKKRRTFGIISHPDAGKTTLTEKLLLFGGAIQQAGAVKSKKAARAATSDFLSIEQERGISVSSSVMKFNYKDYEINLLDTPGHKDFSEDTYRVLTAVDCAVMIIDSAKGVEPQTQKLMEVCRMRNTPIITFINKLDREGLEPLDIFQDIEDKLQIECVPLTWPIGMGKRFKGVYNLEEQQLGIFTSGYTPKNDDGVLIKDLDDPVLDEMIGQSPADQLREDVELISVASEPFDLDLYLNGTQTPVFFGSAINNFGVREMLDAFVRIAPCPGVRPTSSRDVDPCEAAFSGFTFKIQANMDPEHRDRIAFFRICSGKFTKGMKVRHHRIGKDIKIANATIFMAQERSNVEEAYPGDIIGIHNHGTIKIGDTFTTKEPLKFLGIPNFAPEHFRRVLLNDPLKAKALTKGLTQLAEEGTIQVFRPLQGNMHIIGAVGVLQFDVTMARLKAEYNVSAGYETIDLSVARWVECENESYLKDFIRKNESSLTRDAEGRLTFLTTSEYQLGFTREDWPDIEFHKTREHNE; this is encoded by the coding sequence ATGACAAATCCCACAAACAAAACATTAGATAAGACATTATTACCGGAAATAAAAAAACGCAGAACATTCGGCATTATCAGCCATCCGGATGCCGGTAAAACAACATTGACGGAAAAACTGCTGTTGTTCGGCGGTGCCATCCAGCAGGCCGGTGCCGTAAAATCTAAAAAAGCCGCACGGGCCGCCACTTCGGATTTTTTATCGATTGAGCAGGAAAGAGGTATTTCCGTATCGTCTTCCGTGATGAAGTTCAATTATAAGGACTATGAAATCAATCTTCTGGACACCCCGGGACATAAGGATTTCAGTGAGGATACCTACCGGGTACTCACTGCAGTTGACTGCGCCGTGATGATCATTGACTCTGCCAAGGGGGTGGAACCCCAGACCCAGAAGCTGATGGAGGTGTGCCGGATGCGCAACACGCCTATCATCACTTTTATTAACAAGCTGGACCGTGAGGGCCTTGAGCCCCTTGATATTTTCCAGGACATTGAGGATAAGCTGCAGATTGAGTGTGTGCCTTTAACCTGGCCCATCGGCATGGGAAAGCGGTTTAAAGGCGTGTATAACCTGGAAGAACAGCAGTTGGGGATTTTTACATCGGGATACACTCCTAAAAATGACGACGGGGTATTGATCAAGGATCTTGATGATCCTGTGCTGGATGAAATGATCGGCCAGAGTCCGGCGGATCAACTGCGCGAGGATGTGGAGCTGATTTCCGTGGCTTCAGAGCCCTTTGATCTCGACCTTTATCTCAACGGCACCCAGACCCCGGTATTTTTCGGTTCGGCCATTAATAACTTCGGGGTCCGGGAGATGCTGGATGCATTTGTCCGGATTGCACCATGCCCCGGAGTCCGGCCCACATCTTCCCGGGATGTGGATCCTTGTGAAGCGGCTTTTTCAGGGTTTACTTTTAAAATCCAGGCCAACATGGACCCCGAGCACAGGGACAGAATAGCTTTTTTCAGGATTTGTTCGGGAAAATTCACCAAGGGCATGAAGGTGCGGCACCACCGCATTGGAAAAGATATCAAGATTGCCAATGCCACCATTTTCATGGCCCAGGAGCGGTCCAATGTGGAAGAGGCATATCCGGGTGACATCATCGGCATCCACAACCACGGTACCATAAAGATCGGGGATACCTTTACCACAAAAGAACCCTTGAAATTTTTGGGTATTCCCAATTTTGCCCCAGAACATTTCAGGCGGGTGCTTCTTAACGATCCTTTGAAAGCCAAGGCCCTGACAAAGGGACTGACCCAGCTGGCGGAAGAGGGTACCATCCAGGTATTCCGCCCCTTGCAGGGTAACATGCATATCATTGGTGCCGTGGGCGTACTCCAGTTTGATGTGACTATGGCGCGGCTTAAGGCTGAGTACAATGTCAGTGCAGGATATGAGACCATTGACCTGTCCGTGGCCCGGTGGGTGGAATGCGAAAACGAATCATATCTTAAGGACTTTATCCGGAAAAACGAATCCAGCTTGACCCGGGACGCAGAAGGGCGTTTAACCTTTTTGACCACCAGTGAATATCAGCTTGGGTTTACCCGGGAGGATTGGCCGGACATTGAGTTCCATAAAACAAGGGAACACAACGAGTAG